One region of Emys orbicularis isolate rEmyOrb1 chromosome 4, rEmyOrb1.hap1, whole genome shotgun sequence genomic DNA includes:
- the TOMM6 gene encoding mitochondrial import receptor subunit TOM6 homolog, producing the protein MAPGGQAGGSGSPGSPREGLRDWIRSACRFAADRNDFRRNLIVNLGLFAAGVWVARNLTDIDLMSPPPVA; encoded by the exons ATGGCGCCGGGAGGGCAGGCGGGAGGCAGCGGCAGCCCCGGGTCCCCCCGCGAGGGGCTGCGGGACTGGATCCGGAGCGCCTGCCGCTTCGCCGCCGACAGGAACGACTTCCGCAG AAACCTCATAGTTAACCTGGGGCTTTTTGCTGCTGGAGTCTGGGTAGCCCGAAACTTGACAGACATTGATTTGATGTCTCCTCCACCAGTTGCATAG